The following coding sequences are from one Triticum aestivum cultivar Chinese Spring chromosome 5A, IWGSC CS RefSeq v2.1, whole genome shotgun sequence window:
- the LOC123106448 gene encoding uncharacterized protein, producing the protein MDGNNQIHDPLLATVPKEETIPAAVRRASGWALFTACGTLLSFAAGHAAAYAVGQYQVCSTQVGLRNYTRLVGFWTIQTFHRWIHPSYSRWFSVVFVWMHTPFVLRCVLWTDAQAADDSALWFGMLCCALLQAAAAALALHLPCRRRRVRRALAFLALVVTFVGQCMYAAAARLLLAVDPGYIIARIFCTANIVIFAGGDLICFLGLLLGGDN; encoded by the coding sequence ATGGACGGCAACAACCAGATCCATGATCCGCTGCTTGCGACCGTGCCCAAGGAGGAGACCATCCCGGCTGCCGTCCGGCGGGCCAGTGGATGGGCGCTCTTCACTGCCTGCGGCACCCTCCTCTCGTTCGCCGCGGGCCACGCGGCCGCCTACGCAGTCGGCCAGTACCAAGTCTGCTCCACCCAGGTCGGACTACGTAACTACACCCGCTTGGTTGGTTTCTGGACAATCCAAACTTTCCATCGATGGATCCATCCATCATATTCAAGATGGTTCAGTGTGGTGTTCGTCTGGATGCACACGCCGTTCGTCCTGCGGTGCGTCCTGTGGACCGACGCGCAGGCCGCCGACGACAGCGCCCTCTGGTTCGGGATGCTGTGCTGCGCCCTACTCCAGGCGGCTGCCGCGGCGCTGGCGCTTCacctcccgtgccgccgccgccgggtcCGCCGCGCCCTCGCCTTCCTCGCACTCGTCGTCACCTTCGTCGGCCAGTGCatgtacgccgccgccgcccgcctcctcctcgccgtcgacccagGATACATCATCGCCAGGATCTTCTGCACGGCGAACATCGTCATCTTCGCGGGGGGCGACCTCATCTGCTTCCTGGGCCTCCTCCTGGGAGGTGACAACTGA